In one Candidatus Marinarcus aquaticus genomic region, the following are encoded:
- the nuoN gene encoding NADH-quinone oxidoreductase subunit NuoN, which produces MIPPIDIDFVSLNFVTIVPMLIAIVGALTILCIDLFAKNLDKSFYIILAVLFLVVDLGSLYGYNGAVRGFFDLMLVDGISVLAQFIILIGTAMFMLLSLNKLRFHENNYAEYYALYLFMVAGFQFMVSSDSLILIFVGLETASMALYTMIAMHNKDRALEAAIKYFTMGALATAFFAFGAMIFYALTGSVELGVISQVLVESNFDNYPVVLLGVAFMLGAIGFKLSLVPFHTWVADVYEGSSASLAGFISVVPKIAAFIVALRFFEIFIAADDKVVEGILYAIVVLTMTIPNIIALLQTDIKRMLAFSSISHAGFVMAAIILGTTQSTNAIFLYWSLFLVTNLGGFAMLWLNEDKSKNFCSDHHLAKYAGMIKTSPIAATMMGLFMLSLAGIPPFALFWGKMYLIGSAVSAGFIVLALIMVLNSAIAAYYYLKPIVYMFLKEPVENSEVQYLSNASTPLKTIVGICAVVTIISTMMVEPLLEIISYYVQISGY; this is translated from the coding sequence ATGATACCGCCAATTGATATAGACTTCGTAAGTCTGAACTTTGTAACGATTGTTCCAATGCTCATTGCTATTGTTGGGGCATTGACTATTTTGTGTATTGATTTGTTTGCTAAAAATTTGGATAAATCCTTTTATATTATTTTAGCTGTTCTGTTTTTAGTGGTGGACTTAGGTTCATTGTATGGATACAACGGAGCCGTTCGTGGTTTCTTTGATTTGATGCTCGTTGATGGAATTTCTGTGTTAGCACAATTCATCATCCTTATTGGTACGGCAATGTTTATGTTGCTCTCATTGAACAAACTTCGATTCCATGAAAACAACTATGCTGAGTATTATGCGTTGTATTTGTTTATGGTGGCAGGGTTTCAATTCATGGTCAGCTCTGATTCATTGATTTTGATTTTCGTAGGGCTTGAAACCGCTTCTATGGCTCTTTATACGATGATTGCAATGCACAACAAAGATCGAGCTTTAGAAGCAGCAATTAAGTACTTCACAATGGGTGCTTTAGCAACGGCATTTTTTGCCTTTGGTGCGATGATTTTCTATGCACTCACAGGCAGCGTGGAGTTGGGTGTGATTTCACAAGTATTGGTGGAGTCAAACTTTGATAACTACCCCGTGGTGCTTTTAGGTGTGGCTTTTATGCTGGGTGCTATTGGGTTTAAACTCTCTCTTGTGCCATTTCACACGTGGGTTGCAGATGTCTATGAAGGCTCAAGTGCTTCACTGGCTGGGTTTATCTCCGTCGTTCCAAAAATTGCAGCGTTTATTGTGGCGTTGAGATTCTTTGAAATATTTATTGCCGCAGATGATAAAGTGGTGGAAGGGATTTTATATGCCATCGTGGTATTAACCATGACCATTCCAAATATCATTGCACTGTTACAAACAGATATCAAAAGAATGTTGGCCTTCTCTTCAATCTCTCATGCAGGGTTTGTGATGGCCGCCATTATTTTAGGTACCACACAATCAACCAATGCTATATTCTTATATTGGTCACTTTTCTTAGTGACGAACTTGGGTGGGTTTGCGATGCTGTGGCTTAATGAAGATAAGTCTAAAAACTTCTGCAGTGATCATCACTTGGCAAAATATGCAGGGATGATTAAAACCTCTCCTATTGCTGCAACGATGATGGGACTTTTTATGCTTTCACTCGCAGGAATACCTCCCTTTGCACTTTTCTGGGGAAAAATGTATTTAATTGGAAGTGCGGTTAGTGCAGGGTTTATTGTCTTAGCCTTGATCATGGTGTTAAACTCTGCCATTGCAGCGTACTACTACTTAAAACCAATTGTGTATATGTTCTTAAAAGAGCCTGTAGAAAACAGCGAAGTGCAGTACTTAAGCAATGCCAGTACCCCTTTGAAAACCATTGTGGGAATTTGTGCGGTTGTAACGATTATCTCGACTATGATGGTTGAACCACTGTTAGAAATTATTTCTTACTACGTGCAAATCTCAGGATACTAA
- a CDS encoding NADH-quinone oxidoreductase subunit M encodes MEHILSILIFFPAVAALIGFMVSKESIRAYAIAVTAIEFMLSMILWYMFDAQNAGMQFMQMIELIPSYGINYLVAVDGISLFLVILTTFMTMISLIGLTEKRDLKNLVISVLFLEMTMVAVFLCLDAIVFYLFWELSLVPMLYIIGAWGGKLRIYASIKFFLYTFTGSLVMLVGMLYLGFVYYQTTGNWSFSILDWNMLLLPFDMQMWLFVAFFLGFAIKVPMVPFHTWLPYAHGQAPTIGSVILAAVLLKMGTYGFVRFSLPLFPDASAFFTIPIAILALIAIVYTAMVAYAQEDMKQVIAYSSVSHMGVIILGIFALNVEGIGGAIFLMISHGIVSGALFMLVGVIYDRRHTKMIAEFGGLASVMPRYATIFGIMLMASVGLPLTIGFVGEFLSLLGFFKVSPIITLIAGLTIILGAVYMLVLYKRSFFGPITNEENKKLTDAKGRELVALVPLVALVIILGIYPKPILDPVNKSVTQLVEVMKIKAIKPVTKTKLISANSIGEVK; translated from the coding sequence ATGGAACACATTTTATCAATTTTAATATTTTTTCCAGCCGTTGCAGCACTCATAGGATTTATGGTCTCTAAAGAGTCTATTCGTGCTTATGCCATTGCTGTTACTGCCATAGAGTTTATGCTCAGTATGATTTTATGGTATATGTTTGATGCGCAAAATGCAGGAATGCAGTTTATGCAGATGATTGAACTTATTCCATCGTATGGAATCAACTACTTAGTTGCAGTTGACGGAATATCTCTGTTCTTAGTTATTTTAACCACCTTTATGACAATGATTTCACTCATTGGATTAACAGAAAAAAGAGACCTGAAAAATTTAGTGATTTCAGTTCTGTTTTTAGAGATGACAATGGTGGCAGTGTTTTTGTGTTTAGATGCGATTGTTTTCTATTTGTTCTGGGAATTATCACTGGTACCAATGTTATATATCATCGGAGCATGGGGTGGAAAACTTCGAATCTATGCTTCGATTAAGTTCTTCTTATATACTTTCACAGGGTCATTGGTGATGCTTGTGGGGATGTTGTATTTAGGCTTTGTCTACTATCAAACCACAGGAAACTGGAGTTTCAGTATCTTAGATTGGAACATGCTTCTGTTACCATTTGATATGCAGATGTGGCTCTTTGTGGCATTTTTCTTAGGGTTTGCCATCAAAGTGCCAATGGTTCCATTTCATACCTGGTTGCCGTATGCACACGGTCAAGCACCAACCATTGGTTCGGTTATCTTAGCCGCAGTCTTACTTAAAATGGGTACGTACGGATTTGTACGATTTTCACTGCCATTGTTCCCAGATGCAAGTGCTTTCTTCACCATTCCAATTGCGATTTTAGCACTGATTGCTATAGTCTACACTGCAATGGTGGCGTATGCGCAAGAGGACATGAAACAAGTGATTGCATACTCTTCTGTTTCACACATGGGAGTGATTATCTTAGGGATTTTTGCTCTGAATGTGGAAGGAATAGGCGGCGCTATTTTCCTTATGATTTCTCACGGGATTGTATCAGGAGCGCTGTTTATGCTGGTGGGTGTTATATATGACAGACGACACACCAAGATGATAGCTGAGTTTGGTGGTTTGGCTTCTGTGATGCCACGATACGCCACGATTTTTGGAATCATGCTGATGGCTTCAGTGGGATTGCCTTTAACCATAGGCTTTGTAGGGGAATTCTTATCACTACTGGGGTTCTTTAAAGTTTCACCTATCATTACTTTGATTGCAGGATTAACAATTATCTTAGGAGCCGTTTATATGCTTGTATTGTATAAACGAAGTTTCTTTGGACCAATTACCAATGAAGAGAACAAAAAACTCACAGATGCCAAAGGGCGAGAGTTGGTGGCTTTAGTACCATTAGTCGCCTTGGTTATTATTCTAGGGATTTACCCAAAACCAATTTTAGACCCAGTGAATAAGTCGGTCACACAACTGGTGGAAGTGATGAAAATAAAAGCGATTAAACCCGTAACAAAAACGAAACTGATTTCAGCGAACAGCATTGGGGAGGTGAAATAA
- the nuoL gene encoding NADH-quinone oxidoreductase subunit L, translating into MEKYLYIALFAPLVGSLVAALFANQTKTLFTGVFASAMLGASMIASLNLLFHIFTTETILHVRMLDWIVIGNLDIPFGFVVDQVSVTMMVVVTIVSTMVHIHSIGYMDHDKSFNRFFAWLSAFVFSMMILVMSDNFAGLFIGWEGVGLCSWGLIGFWYHKADIARSKDIYNTPYSTLSPYSSVSPSYAANEAFIMNRVADLGMLVGIFFIYWNIGSLQYDVVFEQIGTLSHGLIIAIAVFLFIGAMGKSAQFPFNQWLANAMEGPTPVSALIHAATMVTAGVYLVIRANEIFTVVPEVGYFIAALGAFVAIFAASQALVATNIKKIIAFSTLSQLGYMFVAAGLGAYWVALFHLATHAFFKSVLFLGAGNVMHAMNDEINIKNMGGLHKHMKATSIIMTIASVALAGIFPLSGFFSKDLILEVAFGHHAYIMWAVLWITAGLTAFYSFRLVMYVFHGEEKYHDKGYHPHETYPFVIAAMTPLAVLAIIAGWFKAPFVEMVTKKLPELEIHVSDTTLYTLIAVTTVMALGGILFAVFKFKKDGGYYGEAMKNRFCYKLLANQYYIPHFLENVINKPYLAMSKFSWKEIDLKVIDTMVDAIAKMVQKTGEASRPIQTGNLSKALTNMALGATALIVIAVIFGFAK; encoded by the coding sequence ATGGAAAAATATTTATATATAGCTCTTTTTGCTCCGCTTGTGGGTTCTTTAGTTGCAGCACTGTTTGCAAACCAAACAAAAACATTGTTCACAGGAGTGTTTGCTTCTGCGATGTTGGGTGCGTCAATGATTGCTTCATTAAACTTGCTTTTCCATATTTTTACCACGGAAACCATTCTTCATGTGCGAATGCTCGATTGGATTGTGATAGGAAACCTTGATATCCCCTTTGGATTTGTGGTGGATCAAGTCAGTGTTACCATGATGGTGGTTGTAACAATTGTTTCAACCATGGTACACATTCACTCTATTGGATACATGGATCACGATAAGAGTTTTAATAGATTTTTTGCATGGCTTTCAGCCTTCGTTTTTTCCATGATGATTCTTGTTATGTCCGATAACTTTGCAGGATTGTTTATTGGATGGGAAGGTGTTGGTCTTTGTTCTTGGGGATTGATTGGTTTTTGGTATCACAAAGCCGATATTGCACGAAGCAAAGATATCTATAATACCCCATACTCAACACTTTCTCCTTATTCATCAGTCTCTCCTTCGTATGCAGCGAATGAAGCTTTTATCATGAACAGAGTCGCTGACCTTGGAATGTTGGTGGGGATTTTCTTTATTTACTGGAACATAGGTTCTCTTCAATATGATGTGGTTTTTGAACAAATTGGAACGCTTTCTCATGGGCTTATTATTGCGATTGCTGTGTTTTTATTCATTGGAGCAATGGGGAAATCAGCACAGTTCCCGTTTAATCAATGGTTGGCCAACGCGATGGAAGGACCTACTCCAGTTTCAGCACTTATACACGCAGCAACGATGGTAACTGCTGGGGTCTATTTGGTCATTCGTGCCAATGAGATTTTCACCGTTGTTCCTGAAGTTGGGTACTTTATTGCGGCATTGGGGGCATTTGTAGCAATTTTTGCAGCTTCACAAGCCTTGGTTGCAACCAATATTAAAAAAATCATTGCCTTCTCTACCCTTTCACAGTTAGGATACATGTTTGTAGCTGCTGGTTTGGGTGCATATTGGGTGGCACTGTTTCACCTTGCAACGCACGCTTTCTTTAAATCAGTACTTTTCTTAGGTGCAGGGAATGTGATGCATGCCATGAACGATGAAATCAACATTAAAAACATGGGTGGATTGCACAAACACATGAAAGCAACCTCGATTATTATGACGATTGCTTCAGTTGCATTGGCAGGTATCTTCCCATTGTCGGGGTTCTTCTCAAAAGATTTAATCCTAGAAGTGGCCTTTGGACACCATGCTTATATCATGTGGGCAGTGCTTTGGATAACGGCTGGATTAACTGCGTTCTATTCATTTAGACTTGTGATGTATGTATTCCACGGAGAAGAGAAATATCATGATAAAGGGTATCACCCACATGAGACTTATCCATTTGTGATTGCAGCAATGACACCATTAGCCGTCTTAGCCATCATTGCAGGGTGGTTTAAAGCGCCGTTTGTAGAGATGGTGACTAAAAAACTGCCGGAGTTAGAGATTCACGTGAGTGATACGACACTTTATACGCTTATTGCTGTTACGACAGTCATGGCATTGGGTGGTATTTTATTTGCGGTGTTTAAATTCAAAAAAGATGGCGGGTATTATGGGGAAGCCATGAAGAACAGATTTTGTTATAAACTGTTGGCCAACCAATACTACATCCCACACTTTTTAGAAAACGTGATTAATAAACCCTATTTAGCAATGAGTAAATTCTCATGGAAAGAGATTGACCTTAAAGTCATCGATACCATGGTTGATGCGATTGCGAAAATGGTACAGAAAACAGGAGAGGCAAGCAGACCAATTCAAACAGGTAACCTGTCTAAAGCATTAACGAACATGGCATTGGGTGCAACGGCACTGATTGTTATTGCCGTTATATTTGGTTTTGCGAAGTAA
- the nuoK gene encoding NADH-quinone oxidoreductase subunit NuoK, with protein sequence MTLNDYLILSAIIFAIGLVGVIRRKNLLMLFFSTEIMLNAVNIGLVAVSKFHQDLTGQMFAFFIIAIAASEVAVGLGLLILWYKRRGDINLDTLQSMKG encoded by the coding sequence ATGACACTCAATGATTATTTAATACTCTCGGCTATTATTTTTGCCATTGGTTTGGTAGGGGTGATTCGAAGGAAAAACCTGTTGATGCTGTTTTTCTCAACAGAAATCATGCTTAATGCAGTGAATATTGGTTTGGTGGCTGTTTCAAAGTTTCACCAAGACTTAACGGGGCAAATGTTTGCATTTTTTATCATTGCCATTGCGGCGAGTGAAGTGGCTGTAGGGTTGGGATTACTTATTTTATGGTACAAACGACGAGGTGATATCAACCTTGATACACTGCAAAGCATGAAGGGGTAA
- a CDS encoding NADH-quinone oxidoreductase subunit J produces MFEIVAFYLFAFLTIGMLGITVFTNNALYALSSLAAGMIFISAFFFLLDADFLGVVQIVVYTGAVMALYAFGMMFFDSMSEVKEKIANPRLKFVLSGMIALLVVIIFVAPLIGADAQKGLYPVHPEYGNVQDVGVVLFTKYLIPFEVAAVMLLVSMIGGIILASKKMDTNLSELSEEEIDALQEENTAKGSK; encoded by the coding sequence ATGTTTGAAATCGTAGCGTTTTATCTGTTTGCATTTTTAACCATAGGAATGCTTGGAATAACCGTATTTACCAATAATGCACTCTATGCATTGAGCTCACTGGCAGCGGGTATGATTTTTATCTCTGCATTCTTTTTTTTATTGGATGCGGATTTTTTAGGAGTTGTACAAATTGTTGTTTATACAGGAGCAGTGATGGCACTGTATGCATTTGGTATGATGTTTTTTGACTCCATGTCAGAAGTGAAAGAGAAAATTGCCAATCCACGATTGAAATTTGTTTTATCAGGAATGATTGCACTGTTGGTGGTGATTATTTTTGTGGCACCACTTATTGGTGCAGATGCACAAAAAGGTCTCTATCCTGTGCATCCTGAGTATGGAAATGTGCAAGATGTTGGGGTGGTTCTGTTTACAAAATACCTCATACCATTTGAAGTTGCAGCAGTGATGTTACTGGTTTCAATGATTGGTGGGATTATTTTAGCAAGTAAAAAAATGGATACAAATTTAAGTGAATTAAGTGAAGAGGAAATTGATGCACTACAAGAAGAGAATACGGCAAAGGGGAGCAAATGA
- the nuoI gene encoding NADH-quinone oxidoreductase subunit NuoI — protein MSLQDLKERNVGTQEYMLVQEDDYPKTGWEEFKQVMKRSIKGELFGGLKITLKIMKEALFNNNMHTVQYPTEKLPISPRYRAVHKLLALLESGENRCIGCGLCEKICISKCIRMDTRIDENSRKEVLEYSINLGRCIFCGYCAEVCPELAIVHGGRYENASEQRAHFGLKEDFLTPLDELKNQQEYDGFGAISPNADERMKKTPLAY, from the coding sequence ATGAGTTTACAAGATTTAAAAGAGAGAAACGTCGGAACACAAGAGTATATGCTTGTGCAAGAGGATGATTATCCTAAAACAGGATGGGAAGAGTTTAAACAAGTGATGAAACGATCAATCAAAGGGGAACTCTTTGGCGGATTGAAAATCACACTTAAGATCATGAAAGAGGCACTGTTTAACAACAACATGCATACGGTTCAATACCCTACAGAAAAACTGCCTATTTCACCACGATACAGAGCGGTACATAAACTGCTTGCACTCTTAGAGTCAGGAGAAAACCGATGCATTGGGTGTGGATTGTGTGAAAAAATTTGTATTTCTAAATGTATTCGAATGGACACGCGCATTGATGAAAACTCACGAAAAGAGGTCTTAGAGTACTCGATTAACTTGGGACGATGTATCTTCTGTGGATATTGTGCAGAAGTGTGTCCAGAGTTAGCCATTGTTCATGGAGGACGGTATGAGAATGCCAGTGAACAACGAGCACACTTTGGACTCAAAGAGGATTTCTTAACGCCATTGGATGAGTTAAAAAATCAACAAGAATATGATGGATTTGGTGCCATTTCGCCTAACGCAGATGAGCGAATGAAAAAAACACCATTGGCATACTAA
- the nuoH gene encoding NADH-quinone oxidoreductase subunit NuoH, whose protein sequence is METSIIIETIVKAIIVLAVFSALAGFTTYIERKILAFMQRRLGPMNVGPHGVLQLIADGTKLFCKEDFIPANAVKPIFKIAPIITAATAFIAMTAVPFFPEFEMFGYTVRPIIADVNVGVLFVMGVAGIGLYGPLLAGMSSANKWSLLGGARTAIQLLSYEVVSGLSILAPLMMVGSLSLIDINNYQAGGISDWLIWSQPLAFVLFVMAGFAETNRTPFDLLEHEAEIVAGYATEYSGMRWGMFFIGEYANLFTVCFLISLMFLGGFNDFYFIPGGLAIVLKVMFLIFFFLWTRASWPHIRPDQLMWLCWKILMPLAVINILITGFVMMF, encoded by the coding sequence ATGGAAACAAGTATTATCATAGAAACCATTGTTAAAGCCATCATTGTTTTAGCAGTGTTTTCTGCATTAGCAGGATTTACAACCTATATTGAAAGAAAAATCTTAGCATTCATGCAACGAAGACTTGGACCTATGAACGTAGGGCCTCATGGGGTTTTACAACTCATTGCCGATGGTACAAAACTTTTTTGTAAAGAGGATTTTATCCCTGCAAATGCGGTGAAACCTATTTTTAAGATTGCACCAATTATTACTGCAGCAACAGCATTTATTGCCATGACAGCTGTGCCATTTTTCCCCGAGTTTGAGATGTTTGGCTACACCGTACGACCGATTATTGCTGATGTGAACGTTGGGGTTCTGTTTGTGATGGGTGTGGCAGGAATTGGGCTTTATGGTCCACTGTTAGCAGGTATGAGCAGTGCCAATAAGTGGTCGCTTCTAGGTGGAGCACGTACCGCCATACAACTGCTTTCGTATGAGGTGGTTTCGGGACTTTCAATTTTAGCCCCACTGATGATGGTGGGAAGTTTGTCGTTGATTGATATTAACAACTACCAAGCAGGCGGGATTTCAGACTGGTTAATCTGGTCACAACCGTTGGCTTTTGTTCTGTTTGTAATGGCAGGCTTTGCAGAAACCAACCGAACACCGTTTGACTTGCTTGAGCATGAAGCTGAGATTGTTGCAGGGTATGCAACAGAGTATTCTGGTATGCGATGGGGAATGTTTTTTATTGGTGAGTATGCCAACTTATTTACGGTTTGTTTCTTAATTTCACTGATGTTCTTAGGTGGATTTAACGACTTTTATTTTATTCCAGGTGGATTGGCAATTGTTTTAAAAGTGATGTTCTTAATCTTCTTTTTCTTATGGACAAGAGCATCATGGCCACATATCCGACCCGATCAATTGATGTGGTTATGTTGGAAAATATTAATGCCACTGGCAGTAATTAATATCTTAATTACTGGTTTTGTGATGATGTTTTAG
- a CDS encoding NADH-quinone oxidoreductase subunit G, whose product MITLTIDGKTCQAKEGEYLLNVARANGIYIPAICYLTRCSPTLACRLCLVEADEKQVYACNAKVKEGMRVKTVTESIAKERRAIMEVYDVNHPLQCGVCDQSGDCELQNNTLYMKVDSQSYAVQDVHRPTAHWGVMTYDPGLCIVCEKCVTVCKDMIGSNALSTVKRGAEALDKSYKESMPKDAYAMWNKLNKSLIGFEEDKCIDCGECISVCPVGALVSTDFQYRSNSWELTKIPASNPHASDCSLMYYEVKHTSIEDKNPTIYRVTNEHHYASLNGATRFGYDFANTTASKDEAQFEEAIAAFKKAQSIKFNSYITNEEALILEKLREKLGVKLINEDAKRYQNFMSAYAKASGSSLYSATLEDIHNANFVVSVGSFLKSDAPSVKYAFNNAITLNKGAGLYFHPIADPHIEGFGKKGKTIETIAHRPMNEEAILFLLLDLFGKDLPQDVADYLTSLKEKRVKTITETIKETVVEIVKDEETGEEKEVKKMVPKKVETQVEYEYTKLLDSIGSDETLLDTINAMLDKKDSFALIVGEDVIFHPKSENMARLCGMIEKYTPFNVMVVPTQTNTLGVSLICQLDDEAEGFTIGYNEKANYELSALGDGNLDMPALNQQEGTFTSLDKRVVPTNVALPYGGYVLNDLANVLLEEDVEYTIEYTQSLPTAQGFKAIEFDELSNEYKNDRTQNRGYELNAASLECETSFSFLEKIEMITSSVIYKANPINQFNAFTAKAKQLDDKNGLYLSESLAETLSLASGDKVSISANNVEVIADVTVDNQIEGEVAYVSYFEKNSETEQLFTNSRYNSATIKKV is encoded by the coding sequence ATGATTACGTTAACAATTGATGGAAAGACCTGTCAGGCAAAAGAGGGTGAATACCTTTTAAATGTGGCACGAGCAAATGGGATTTATATTCCAGCAATTTGCTACTTAACACGATGTTCTCCCACTTTAGCGTGTCGTTTGTGTTTGGTTGAAGCCGATGAAAAACAGGTGTATGCCTGTAATGCCAAAGTAAAAGAGGGAATGAGGGTTAAAACCGTCACTGAAAGCATTGCCAAAGAGCGACGAGCTATCATGGAAGTGTACGATGTGAATCACCCTTTACAGTGTGGCGTGTGTGACCAAAGTGGAGATTGTGAACTTCAAAACAATACACTTTATATGAAAGTAGACTCACAAAGTTATGCTGTACAAGACGTGCATCGACCAACGGCTCATTGGGGTGTGATGACCTACGACCCAGGGTTGTGTATTGTGTGTGAAAAGTGTGTGACCGTATGTAAAGATATGATCGGATCCAATGCATTAAGCACAGTTAAAAGAGGGGCAGAGGCTTTAGATAAAAGCTATAAAGAGAGCATGCCAAAAGATGCGTATGCGATGTGGAACAAACTTAATAAATCACTCATTGGTTTTGAAGAGGATAAATGTATTGATTGTGGGGAGTGTATCTCTGTGTGCCCCGTTGGAGCACTTGTAAGTACGGATTTCCAATACCGTTCAAACTCTTGGGAGCTGACAAAAATCCCTGCATCAAATCCACATGCCAGTGATTGTTCTCTGATGTATTATGAAGTCAAACACACCTCGATTGAAGATAAAAACCCCACCATTTATCGAGTGACTAATGAACACCATTATGCGAGTTTAAATGGTGCAACGCGATTTGGTTATGATTTTGCCAATACAACTGCAAGTAAAGATGAAGCACAATTTGAAGAGGCGATTGCCGCATTTAAAAAGGCTCAAAGCATCAAGTTTAACTCATATATTACTAATGAAGAAGCACTTATCTTAGAAAAACTTCGAGAGAAATTGGGTGTAAAACTCATCAATGAGGATGCAAAACGATACCAAAACTTCATGAGTGCATATGCCAAAGCCAGTGGCAGTTCACTTTATAGTGCCACACTTGAAGATATTCACAATGCAAACTTTGTGGTTTCTGTTGGGTCATTCTTAAAATCGGATGCACCAAGTGTGAAGTATGCATTTAATAATGCCATCACACTTAATAAAGGGGCAGGGTTATATTTTCACCCCATTGCAGATCCACATATTGAAGGGTTTGGGAAAAAGGGCAAAACCATTGAAACCATTGCACACCGACCAATGAATGAAGAGGCAATTTTGTTTTTACTCTTAGACCTCTTTGGCAAAGATTTACCGCAAGATGTGGCAGATTATTTGACAAGTTTAAAAGAGAAACGAGTTAAAACCATCACTGAAACCATCAAAGAAACAGTCGTTGAAATTGTTAAAGATGAAGAAACGGGTGAAGAAAAAGAGGTAAAGAAGATGGTGCCTAAAAAAGTAGAGACGCAAGTGGAGTATGAGTATACAAAACTGTTGGACTCTATTGGAAGTGATGAGACACTTCTGGATACCATCAATGCCATGTTGGATAAAAAAGACAGCTTTGCACTTATTGTAGGAGAAGATGTGATTTTTCATCCAAAAAGTGAAAACATGGCACGTCTTTGTGGAATGATTGAGAAATATACACCGTTTAACGTGATGGTTGTACCAACACAAACCAATACTTTAGGTGTGAGTCTTATTTGTCAACTTGATGATGAAGCAGAAGGTTTCACCATTGGGTACAATGAAAAAGCCAACTATGAGTTAAGTGCTTTAGGTGATGGCAACTTAGATATGCCAGCACTCAATCAGCAAGAAGGAACATTCACTTCATTAGATAAACGTGTGGTACCAACCAATGTGGCACTGCCATATGGTGGATATGTCTTGAATGATTTGGCCAATGTATTGCTTGAAGAGGATGTGGAATATACCATTGAGTACACTCAAAGTTTACCAACTGCTCAAGGGTTTAAAGCCATTGAGTTTGATGAATTGTCCAATGAGTATAAAAATGACCGAACACAAAACCGAGGCTATGAGCTTAATGCTGCTTCTTTAGAGTGTGAGACATCATTTAGTTTCTTAGAAAAAATTGAGATGATAACAAGCAGTGTGATTTATAAAGCCAATCCAATCAATCAATTCAATGCCTTTACAGCAAAAGCAAAACAACTCGATGATAAAAATGGTTTGTATCTCTCTGAAAGTTTAGCTGAAACCCTCTCTTTAGCAAGTGGAGACAAAGTAAGCATCAGTGCAAATAACGTAGAAGTGATTGCAGATGTAACGGTGGATAATCAAATTGAAGGTGAAGTTGCGTATGTCTCTTATTTTGAGAAAAATTCAGAGACAGAACAACTCTTTACCAACAGTCGTTACAACAGCGCAACCATAAAGAAGGTGTAA
- a CDS encoding NADH-ubiquinone oxidoreductase subunit E family protein: MKRFDLRPLKDNFYDRLLELMDKEIAPNENAIFLFEIGDFSPIQKVADVVYENDYTLMNSLKFNEVDWTVVVKKVKDDTPRVKAEEEPPAKAVVADDDEDE; this comes from the coding sequence ATGAAACGATTTGATTTAAGACCATTAAAAGATAATTTTTATGACCGTTTGCTTGAGTTGATGGACAAAGAGATTGCACCCAATGAAAATGCAATATTTTTGTTTGAAATTGGGGATTTTAGCCCCATCCAAAAAGTGGCTGATGTGGTGTATGAAAATGACTATACGTTGATGAACTCACTGAAATTCAACGAAGTTGACTGGACGGTTGTGGTTAAAAAAGTAAAAGATGATACGCCACGTGTTAAAGCAGAAGAAGAGCCACCTGCAAAAGCAGTTGTTGCTGACGATGATGAGGATGAATAA